Proteins co-encoded in one Ciona intestinalis unplaced genomic scaffold, KH HT000032.1, whole genome shotgun sequence genomic window:
- the LOC100177036 gene encoding microsomal glutathione S-transferase 3-like yields MVAPIEFLPNEYGYVILCVFYAMFVTIHLGINVGKARKKYNVPYPNMYSEKENIFNCIQRAHQNTLEQLPTFLVCLLMVGVAYPKYAAICGAVYVTSRYNYAWGYYTGDPKKRLNGEYGVAGFLGLMQLIQLHSTSSPEYIGTTSSHLCSSRNSGLACPKYAAICGAIYITSRFSYARGYYTGDPKKRLNGSYGYIGQLGLFLGLLYVGFKQLGCCDAYLAF; encoded by the exons atggtTGCCCCCATTGAGTTTTTACCTAATGAGTATGGCTATGTTATACTGTGTGTGTTCTATGCTATGTTTGTCACCATCCACCTTGGTATAAATGTTGGTAAAGCAAGGAAGAAGTACAACGTACCCTACCCTAACATGTACAGTGAAAAGGAGAATATCTTTAACTGCATTCAACGTGCACATCAGAATACACTGGAGCAATTACCCACGTTCCTTGTTTGCTTGCTGATGGTGGGGGTTGCTTACCCAAAGTACGCAGCTATTTGCGGCGCGGTGTATGTTACGTCAAGGTATAATTACGCGTGGGGTTACTACACGGGGGATCCTAAGAAGAGATTGAACGGCGAATATGGGGTTGCTGGCTTCCTTGGTTTAATG CAACTTATTCAACTGCATTCAACGAGCTCACCAGAATACATTGGAACAACTTCCTCTCATCTATGTAGCTCTCGCAATAGTGGGTTGGCTTGCCCTAAATATGCAGCTATATGTGGTGCGATATACATTACATCGAGGTTCAGTTATGCTCGGGGTTACTACACTGGTGATCCTAAGAAGAGATTGAATGGTTCATACGGTTACATCGGCCAACTTGGTTTATTCCTTGGTCTGCTCTATGTTGGTTTCAAACAACTAGGATGTTGTGATGCTTACTTAGCATTCTAA